The Bacteroidota bacterium region AATGTCGGGAATTATGATGTGATGCTTAAAGTTATTTCCGACCTCGGCTGTGCAGATTCACTTACAAAAATAGCTTTCATAAATGCTAAAGTAAACAGAATTACAGAAATAGAAAATTCTGAAATATTGATTTATCCAAACCCTTCAAATGGAAAAGTTTACATCAAATCAGAAAGAAAAATAGAATCCATTAATTTATATAATTCCTTAGGAAAGTTAATTTTAGAAACTCAGGATTTGAGTACAAAAATTCATGAATTGGACAAGCAAGTAAAAGGAATTTATTTCTTAAAAATTGGATTGATGGATGGAAATGAAATTGTAGAGAAAATT contains the following coding sequences:
- a CDS encoding T9SS type A sorting domain-containing protein, with translation TKFDSIFVQIGDIPIANFGANIFSGEVPFVINFYDSSTIVFNAISQYFWYFGNGNSSIVQNPTFTYQNVGNYDVMLKVISDLGCADSLTKIAFINAKVNRITEIENSEILIYPNPSNGKVYIKSERKIESINLYNSLGKLILETQDLSTKIHELDKQVKGIYFLKIGLMDGNEIVEKIVFE